A region of Periophthalmus magnuspinnatus isolate fPerMag1 chromosome 13, fPerMag1.2.pri, whole genome shotgun sequence DNA encodes the following proteins:
- the LOC117380137 gene encoding serine/threonine-protein kinase DCLK1-like produces MELEHFDERDKAQRRGSKGTGLPSPTHSAFCSLYRTRTLQALSSEKKAKKIRFYRNGDRYFKGIVYAVSQERFRSVEALLADLTRCLSDNVNLPQGVRTIYSVDGTSRITSMEQFVEGESYVCASIEPYKKLDYTKNVNPNWAVGSVRPTSPHPPPPGSRDLRESRDFIRPKLVTIVRSGVKPRKAVRVLLNKKTAHSFEQVMSDITDAIKLDTGAVKRLYTVDGKMVTCLQDFFGDDDIFFACGPEKFRYQDDFNLDENECSVSKSSSYGRLPSVHGRASPKGWSRRSKSPSFHGSANGTAGSQLSTPRSGKSPSPSPTSPGSLRPRQGSQHSSSSLSLASTKVCSSMDEGDGPSSEAEPMEDPPVPPSISDRYKVGRTLGDGNFAVVRECVERSTAREYALKIISKHKCRGKEHLIQNEVSILRRVKHPNIVLLIEEVDTPTDLYLVMELIKGGDLFDAITSSNKYTERDASSMLFNLASAIKYLHGHSIVHRDIKPENLLVYEHLDGTKSLKLGDFGLATVVNGPLYAVCGTPTYVAPEIIAETGYGLKVDIWAAGVITYILLCGFPPFRGTGAEQEDIFEHIQRGTFEFSSPHWDGVSAAAKDLISGMLQVEVEERFSIVQVLEHPWVKEEGQSGSEPLCVAGKIKKHFQSAAKVNNTSAGVSVITTTALDKEKPVFSRRRDEDVRSYLLLPHCTGAGAGARAEAGAGAGARGGTGAKPGLSPTDVTSGSEDLSPSSAETVRSPASPF; encoded by the exons ATGGAGCTGGAGCACTTTGACGAGCGGGACAAAGCCCAGAGGAGAGGCTCCAAAGGGACGGGTCTCCCCAGCCCCACACACAGCGCTTTCTGCAGCCTGTATCGCACACGCACGCTGCAGGCGCTCAGCTCTGAGAAGAAGGCCAAGAAGATCCGATTCTACCGCAATGGGGACCGCTACTTCAAGGGCATCGTGTACGCTGTGTCCCAGGAGAggttcaggtctgtggaggcTTTGCTGGCCGACCTCACCCGCTGTTTGTCTGACAACGTTAACCTGCCTCAGGGAGTGAGGACTATCTACTCCGTCGATGGGACCTCCAGGATCACCAGCATGGAGCAGTTTGTGGAAG GAGAGAGCTACGTGTGTGCCTCCATAGAGCCCTATAAGAAGCTGGACTACACCAAGAACGTGAACCCAAACTGGGCTGTGGGCTCAGTGCGACCCACCTCTCCGCACCCCCCCCCTCCGGGCTCCAGGGACCTGAGGGAGAGCCGGGACTTCATCAGGCCCAAGCTGGTGACCATCGTGAGGAGCGGGGTGAAGCCACGTAAGGCTGTGAGGGTCCTGCTCAACAAGAAGACCGCGCACTCCTTTGAGCAGGTCATGAGCGACATCACCGACGCAATCAAGCTGGACACAGGGGCAGTCAAAAGGCTCTACACGGTGGACGGCAAAATG GTGACCTGCCTCCAGGATTTCTTTGGAGATGATGACATATTCTTTGCCTGTGGACCAGAGAAGTTCAGATACCAAGACGACTTCAACCTGGATGAAAACG AATGCAGCGTGTCCAAGTCCTCCTCCTACGGCCGCCTTCCTTCGGTACATGGCAGAGCGTCCCCTAAAGGCTGGTCCCGGAGGAGCAAGTCGCCCTCCTTCCATGGCTCAG CCAATGGGACAGCAGGCAGCCAACTGTCCACTCCTAGGTCTGGAAAGTCTCCTAGCCCCTCCCCCACCAGCCCCGGCAGCCTCAGACCACGCCag GGATCTCAGCACAGCAGCTCGTCCTTGTCTTTGGCCTCTACAAAAGTCTGCAGCTCCATGGACGAAGGCGACGGACCCAGCAGTGAAG CAGAGCCCATGGAGGATCCACCCGTGCCCCCCTCCATCTCCGACAGGTACAAAGTGGGACGCACTTTGGGAGATGGGAACTTCGCCGTGGTCCGAGAGTGTGTGGAGAGGTCCACGGCCAGAGAGTACGCGCTCAAGATCATTAGCAAGCACAAATGCAGAGGCAAG GAGCACTTGATTCAGAATGAGGTGTCGATCCTGCGCAGAGTCAAACATCCAAACATCGTTCTGCTCATAGAGGAGGTGGACACACCGACTGACCTGTACCTGGTCATGGAGTTAATCAAG GGTGGTGATCTGTTTGATGCCATCACATCTTCTAACAAGTACACAGAGAGGGACGCTAGCTCTATGCTCTTCAACCTCGCTAGTGCCATCAAGTATCTGCACGGGCACAGCATCGTGCACAGGGATATCAAACCTGAAAACCTCCTG GTTTATGAGCACCTGGACGGCACAAAGTCACTGAAGTTAGGTGACTTTGGCCTGGCGACTGTGGTCAATGGGCCCCTCTATGCCGTCTGTGGTACTCCCACTTATGTAGCACCGGAAATCATCGCTGAGACTGG GTATGGTCTGAAGGTGGACATCTGGGCGGCTGGTGTCATCACCTACATCCTGCTGTGTGGCTTCCCTCCATTTCGTGG GACTGGAGCGGAGCAGGAGGACATATTTGAACACATTCAGCGTGGAACCTTTGAGTTTTCTTCACCCCACTGGGATGGAGTCTCTGCTGCAGCCAAG GACCTGATCAGTGGGatgctgcaggtggaggtggaggagagattTTCAATTGTGCAGGTCCTGGAGCACCCCTGGGTCAAA GAAGAGGGGCAGTCGGGGAGTGAACCTCTGTGTGTAGCTGGAAAAATCAAAAAGCACTTCCAAAGCGCCGCTAAAGTGAACAACACCTCAGCTGGAGTGTCCGTCATCACT ACAACCGCACTCGATAAAGAGAAGCCAGTTTTCAGCAGAAGACGTGACGAGGATGTGAGATCATACTTGCTGCTGCCGCACTGCACTGGGGCTGGAGCTGGGGCCAGAGCTGAGGCTGGAGCTGGGGCCGGAGCTAGGGGTGGAActggggccaaaccaggactgtccCCCACTGATGTGACCTCGGGCTCTGAGGATCTGTCCCCCAGTTCCGCAGAGACCGTTCGCTCCCCTGCATCGCccttttaa